CGCGGCGCGTCCTGGTTGGTGAGCACGTAGAAGGTCGGACCATCGTTGCCGACGACGGTGTACGTCGCGTCGAAGGCGTCGAGGAACGGCTGGATCTTGCCGGCCGGGTCCTGCAGATCGCGGACGAACACGCGGTTGCGATTGTCGGTGCCTTCCGTCTGCACGACGACCAGGAACCGGCCGTCCTCGGTCACGTCGGCTCCGAATCCCCAGTCGGGCTTGTCCGGCCGCTCGTAGACCAGCGGGTCCTTGTCCTGCGTGGTGCCCAGTTTGTGGAAGAACACCTTCTGGTTCTTGTTGAGTTCCTGGAGCGCATCGCCGGCCTTCGGCTCGTCGTACCGACTGTAGAAGAAGCCCGATCCGTCCTTCAGCCACGACGCGCCGCTGAACTTGGACCACTTCACGAGATCCGGCAAGTCCTTCGATGTTGCGACATCCCGGACGCGCCACTCGATCCAGTCGGAGCCGCTCGCCGCGAGCGAATACGCCATATAGCGGCCATCCTCGGTGAACGACGTGCCGCCGAGCGCGACGGTACCATCCGCGGACAGCGAGTTGGGATCGATGAGCACCTCCGGCTGTGCGTCGAGCGCCCTGGCCTTGTAGACCATCGCCTGGCGCTGCAACCCCGAGTTCTTCGAGAAGACGTACCACGCGCCTTCGCGTGACGGCACGCCGTAGCGTTCGTAGTTCCAGATCTCGGTCAGCCGCGACTTGATCCGGGCGCGATCCGGAATCTGCGCGAGGTACGCGTCGGTCACCTTGTTCTCGGCGTCGATCCACGCGCGCGTGTCCGGCGCGTCCGAATTCTCGAGCCAACGGTACGGGTCGGCCACCTTCACGCCGAAGAACTCGTCCACCTGTGCCGCTCTCTTCGCGGGCGGATAGGTGTACTTCTGCGGCTCGGCCGCGCGGGGAGAAGCTGAGAGGCTCATAACTCCAACCAGGATCGCAACGATGTGACGTTTTCTCATAACACTCCTAATCCAACCCGCCCTTTCGCCAGCCTCGAGCCAGGAGCCGCGCGGCCCGCCCCGTCCTTCACGACCGCCAGGCCAATCCCGGGGACATCAAACGACTTCATCACGCGCGCGACGAAGGCGTCGAGATCGGGCGTGACGCATAGGGACAAGGATACGAGAGAAAGGAGGAAGGATGAAGGAGGAAGGATGAAGGGGGAAGGATGAAGGAGGAAGGAGGAAGGCAAACCGATGCCGACAATTCTCCGTCCAACGTGCCGAGGGAGGGACGGCCAGCGCGTCCCGGGCGGAAACCAGGGGGAACACATGGACGGATTCTGGCAGGACGTGCGGTTTGGCCTCCGGCTTTTCAGGAAAACGCCTGGCTTCCTCGCCATGACGATCCTCGCGCTGGGCTTGGGTATCGGCGCGAACACCGCCGTCTTCAGCGTCGTCTACAGCGTGCTGCTGAAGCCGCTGCCGTATCCTGAGCCCGACCGGCTGGTCACCATTTACGACACGCAGCCCGACTGTGACTCCTGCCCTGCTTCCTACCCGAAATACGTGGACTGGCGAGAACAGAATCGCGTCTTCCAGGTCATTGGCGGGTCCTCGGGTGGCAGCGCCGTGCTGACTGGCCGGGGCGACCCGGAGCGCGTGCCGATCGCGAATGCGACAGCTTCCTTGTTCAGGGTCTACGGCATCAACCCCGTGCTCGGCCGCGCGTTCTCGGAGGATGAAGACCGACCGGGAGGACCCAAGGTCACGGTGCTCAGCTACGGATTCTGGGAGCGCCGATTCGGCAAGGACGCGCGAATCATCGGCCAGACGCTCGTCCTGGACGAGGTGCCACGGACCGTGGTGGGCGTGATGCCCCAGGGCTTCACCCACCGGATGGCGGATGCCTTCGTCCCGCTCGCTCGCCAGCTCGACGAACGGCAGCGTGGGACTCACTTCCTCGCGACCTGGGGACGCCTGAAGACGGGGGTGACGGTGGAACGCGCCAAACGCGAAATGATCGCGCTTGGCCACCGGTTGGCGCGCGAGCACGGCACGAACCACGGAATCGACGTCCGTCCGCTGCGCGATCAGGTGGTTGGTGACGCTGCCACCCCGCTGCTGGTGCTCTTCGGCAGCGTGGCATTCGTCCTGTTGATCGCCTGCGCGAACGTGGCCAACCTGTTGCTGGCCCGCGCCGCGGCCCGGCGGCGCGAGGTCGCCGTTCGAACCGCGCTCGGCATGACCAAGGGCCGCCTGGTCCGCCAGTTGCTGACCGAAAGCGTGATGCTGTCGCTCGCGGGCGCCACCGTCGGCCTCGCCCTGGCCTGGGGCGGCGTGCGCCTGTTCGTGGCCACCGCGCCGCCGGTCGTCCCGAGGATGGCGTCAATTGCGATCGATGGCAGCGTGCTGCTGTTCACGCTGGGTGTGGCCATTGCCACCGGGATCCTGTTCGGCCTCGCGCCCGTGCTCCACGCCCGCGGTGGGCCGGCCGACGCCCTGAAGGAAGAGACAGGGCGCAGCACGGGCAATCTGGTATCCCGTCGTGCGGGTGCCGCGCTGGTTGTCGCCGAGATCGCTCTCTCGGTCACGCTGCTCGTCGGCGCCGGCCTGACGGTGAAGAGCCTGATCAATCTCCAGCACCAGGGCCTGGGCGTCGTGGTCGAGCGCGTGCTGGCGTTCGACGTCGCACTCCCGAAGGCCCGCTACGACACCGACGACCGCGTGCGGATCTACTTCGCCGCAGCGCTCGAGCATCTGCGGGCGATACCGGGGGTGCAGTCCGCCGGCGCCATCACGCTCCTGCCGCTGCGGGCGTTCGGCAACAACGCCGAGTTCCATGTCGAGGGCAAGACGCTGTGGAAGGCGAACCAGGCGCCGCTTGCCGAGACCCGCGTCGTGGATGGCGCGTACTACCAGACGATGGGTATCCCCCTGATCCGGGGCCGGTTCTTCACGCCCCGGGACGATGCCAGGAGCAAGCAGGTTGTGATCGTGAATGAGTCGCTGGCGCGTCGCTGCTGGCCCGGCGAGAATCCCATCGGCAAGCGGCTCAGCGTTGGCTCGCCTGATTGGTACGAGGTCGTCGGCGTCGTGGGCGACGTGCGGACGTACAGCGCCGCCGACACGCCCCGCTACGAAATCTCAGGCCCGCTCAGCCAGGGGCCGTCGCCGCAGATGACGTTCGTACTGCGCTCGGCCACTGCAGACCCAACCACGCTGACCGCATCCATCCGCCGCGAACTGGCTGAGGTCGACGCCACGCAGCCGATCTCGAAGTTGCAGACAATGGAAGAGGTGGTGCGAACCTCATTGTCGCGTCCGCGGTTGTTGTCGGTGCTGATTTCGGTGTTCGCCGGCCTCGCGGCACTGCTGGCGCTGGTCGGCGTCTACGGACTGGTCGCATATGCAGTCAGCCAGCAGATGCCGGAATTCGGCATCCGAATGGCCATCGGGGCGTCTCCCCATGCGCTGATTGGCCTCGTCGTGAAGCGCGGAGGGCTTCTGGCGCTTGTCGGCATGGCCACCGGCGCGGCCACGGCCTTTGCGCTCACGCGGCTGATGACCTCCGTGCTCTATCAGGTGCAGCCGGCCGATCCGCTCGTGTTCGGGCTGACCTGTCTGGCGGTCCTGGTGGCGGCGCTGGCAGCCTGCTACTTGCCCGCCCGGTCCGCGGCGAAAGTGGACCCAATCAGTACGCTTCGAACGTCGTAGACCTCACCCGCAAGCCAGGGCACTCGCGCAGGTTCTGGCAGCGCTCCAGGGTGCTTGTCGTACCGGCCCGCTGGCCGGCGAGCGAACCGTCCGGAATCGGACGGATGGTGCCCGACGCCGCACAGGCCGAAGGCGGCCGGCGCGGCCTGCTCCGCAGATCATGGCGAAAATCGCGATGCAACCTTTCCCTCCGCCCGCGCGTATTAGTGGTATCGCTCTTGCGCATGCTGGGCGATGTCCCATCGTCGGCAGCCCGACGGGCGCGGGAGAGCCTCCAATGACACTTGCAGCCACAACCGTCAGAGCAACCGGCGCCCTTGCCGTGATGTGCACGGTTCTGGCGATCGCGACCATCTGGGTGATGATGACCGACCCCGTTACGGTGGCCACCGCTGTCAACCAGGGCGACCTGTCCTCGGTCTTCTCGCTGCTGTCCCACGCGCTTGCCAGCGCGTTCCGCGCCCTCGTCCGGTACCTGTGATCCGGCCCGGATCGTCCGGAGTCACCGGGCATGGACCGCAAACACCGATCGCGTCCTGGCTGAAAGCGTCATCACTCCCGGAGTGACGCCACCCGCGGCTACCCCAGGTCCTGACGAATCCGATGCGAGACGGTTCGCGCCGCTTTCGTTTCGAAGCGGCCGGACTGCGACTCGTATCCGATGCGCCTGTAGCAGGCGGCAAGGCTCGCCGCGTCTTTCACCTCAGGTGCGGCCGCCACCTCGAGTGCGTGCTGCAGTTCGTGTCCCAGCAGCTCGATGCGGGTATCCGGTGTGACGTTCCAGCGATCCACCCAGACCAGCACGAACCGGAGGCCGCCCGTGCTCGTGAGATACCGCAGGTTGGCGTGAACGTCCGAGACTGCGACGCCTGTCGGAATCTGCTCGGTCACGTAGACGACGACGTCGGTGTTGGCGAGGCGACGTGACAGCCCGCGGAAGACGGCCGACCGCTCGAGGGCCTCCTGGATCACGCGTCGCGCGCCCGGCGAAAGTCCGCGCAGGTGCGGTTCGCCGTCCGAGGCGTGGGCCGCTTGGACTGAAGTCGCGACGAGCAGCGCGAGGAGAGCGACGAAGAACGCAGGGCGCATGGTCGCCTCCGCAAACAGGCCAGGATCTTGGTGATTCCGGCCTCTGAAAGCAGAGACGACTGTGCCCGCGAAAACGATCTTACCGGGACGTTCGTTTTCCCTCTGTTTCTCGCGGGAATGCCGACATCGCGCCGTAGCGTCGTCCGAGGAACTTCAGCGGACCAGACGCAACGTGGTCTGCGGGTCGGAGAGATATTCCGCCCCGACTTCGGTCACGACGACCATTTCTTCGACCGTCGCGATCCCGCAGCCTGGTACGGTCAGGCGCGGCTCGATCGTGAAGACCATGCCCCGCTCGATAGGAACGAACGGCCTTCCGGCGTATTTCTCCCACGCCGGGCCGAGGATCGCCGTGCCGTCGTGCGCGAAGCGTCCGACCTGATGTCCGAGGGCGTGCGGGAACTCGGCGTAGCCCGCGCCGGTGATGAGAGTACGTGCAACCGCATCCACGGCCTGGCCGGTGACGCCGGGTTTGATGACCGTTCGCGCCTCCTCGATCGACCTGACGATCGTATCGAACCCGCGCTGAACGTCCGGCGGCGCCACGGTCTCGCCCTGCGAGAGCACGTAGAACGTCCGCTGCAGGTCCGCGCAGTAGTCCTCGTGCTTGATGCCAAAATCCATGTTGACGAGGTGGCCACGCTCGACCACCCGGCCGGTGGGAGAATAGTGCGCCCCGGCCGTGTCCGGGCCCGTGAAGACGGCTGGACACGTGCCCGCCTCCCACGCGAGGTCGAGGCCGTCTCGTCGAACGAGGCCGGCGACGTACTCGGCCACGTCACGCTCGGTCCGGCCCGGCGCCAGGAACTGTCCCACCCTCGTGAAGATCTCCTCGGTCAGGCGGATGGCTTCCTTCATGCGGGAGACTTCAGTCGCCGTCTTCCTGGCCCGGAGCGCGGAGATGAGCCGCTCGGACGACACCAGACGATCCTGGAAGCCGATCTCCGCGAAGAAGTCCTGGAGCGTGAGGAACATGCCGTGGGTGAGGCCGTCGCAGACCTCGCTGTCCTTCGAGAAATTGACTGCAATCTGCCGCGGGTTGCGGTCGCGCAGGAAGTCGAGCAGCGGCTGCTTCACGCCCTGGACGTAGGCCTCGACCACCCGGTAGGCGCCCGTGTCCTCGAGCGTCTGCTTGTCGTACTGCCCGACGATCGCGTGCGCCTCGCCCGTCGCCATGATGAGGAAGGCGCTGTGCCACGTGAGGTGGCTGGGCGCCAGGAACGGCATCACGGGATCGCCGTTCATGCCGGTCTCACGCACGAAGGTCAGCCAGCACGGCATCTCCAGTTCGCGCAGAATCTCCACCGCTTGAGCGATCTTCTCCCGGATGAGCGACATGTGAGCTCCTATCCCCAGCTTCCCCGTTCCCCGTGGACCGCCACGATCCGGCGGTACCGTTCGATCGCGTTGCGATAGTTGAACCGTGCCGCCTGCTCGGCGGCGTCCCCGTCGCCGGCCTTGATCGCGTCCAGAATCCGCCCGTGCTCGTCGAGTGATTCCCTGACGCCTTGCGTGTGGATGAGGGCCTCCGTGTACACGCGGACGTAGCGCTCGCGTCGCGCGTGGAGCGCGCGGAGCTTGACCAGCAGGCGCGGGCCGGCCGCGGCCTCCTCGTAGCAGCGATGGAACTGCAGGTCCAGTTCCTGTGCGGCGCGGATATCCGAAACCTCGGTTGCCTCGAGCGCGCGCAACTGCCCGGTCAGCAATCCGCCCTGCACGACAATCGCCGCCCGCCGCTCGGCCGGCAGTTCCGCGGCGAGGCGGGCAGCCACGCCGTCGAGCGCGCCCACCATCAGGAACAGTTCGCGCATGTCGTCGGCGGTCAGCGGCGCAACGATGACGCGGCCCGGTCGCGTCGCGTCGTTGCCGATCACGAGTCCTTCCTGCTGCAGCCGAAGCAGCGCCGCCCGCACTGGCGTGCGGCTCATGCCCAGCCGCCGGCTCACCTCGACTTCCGTCAGCGGGGCGCCCGGTGCGAGGCGAAGCGTGACGATGGGGTCACGAAGGTGGGCATAGGCTTCGTCGGCGAGCGTGCCGACTCGGGAGCGGGTGGCCGCCGATATCGGACGCTTCGAGCCAGCCATGGGCATTAGGAGAGGATAAGGGATAAAGGAGGAAGGATGAAGGAGGAAGGATGAAGGAGGAAGGATGAAGGAGGAAGGAGGAAGGAGGAAGGAGGAAGGATGAAGGTGGAGCGCCTTCATCCTTGTGAGATCTAGAACCCCTTCTGCTCGGTCCGCGAGATGATTTCCTCCTGCAGGCCCTTCGTGAGGTCGCAGAAGTAGTCGCTGTAGCCGGCCACGCGAACGATCAGGTCGCGATACTTCTCGGGCTCCTTCTGTGCCGCACGCAGCGTGTCAGCCGTCACCACGTTGAACTGGATGTGATGGCCGTCGAGCTTGAAGTAGGCGCGGACGAGGTGAGCGAGTTGTTCGATGCCCTCCGCGCCGTCGAGCAGAGAGGGCGTGAACTTCTGGTTGAGGAGCGTGCCGCCCGACCGTGCGTGGTCCATCCGAGACGCGGACTTGATGACCGCCGTCGGGCCGCAGCGGTCGGCGCCGTGCGCCGGCGAGATCCCGTCCGACACGGGCACCCAGGCGTGCCGCCCATCCGGTGTGGCGCCGCACACCGATCCGAAATAGACGTGGCAGGTGGTCGAGAGATAGTTGACGTGATAGGTCGAGCCGGTCGGCCCGCGGCGCGCGTCGATCGACGTGAACAGCCAGTCGCACAACTGCGTCACGAACGCGTCCGCGTACTCGTCGTCGTTGCCGTACTTCGGCGACTTGTTGACGAGCAGTTGACGCAACCCCTCGTGGCCGATGAAGTCCGCGCGCACCGCCTGAACGAGCGCCTCCATCGTGACGGCCTTGTGATCGAAGACGTGGTACTTGATCGCCGCGAGGCTGTCGGCCGCGGTGCCAGGGCCGACCGGCATGATGTAGCGCGTGTTGTACCGCGCCCCGCCGGCGTTGTAGTCGCGGCCGTTGCGGATGCAATCGTCGGTGATCAGCGAGAGAAACGGAGCCGGCATCATCGTCGCGTACATCCGCTCGATGATGTGGCTGCCGCGGATCTTGATGTCGATGAAGTGGTTCAGTTGCGCCCGGAAGGCGTCGAGGAACTGGTCGAACGTCGTGAACGTCGCCGGGTCGCCCGTCTTCGGCCCAATCTGCCGCTCGGTCCGCGGGTCGTACCCGTTGTCGAGCGTCACCTCGATGACCTTCGGCAGGTTGAAGTACCCGGTGAGGATGTAGCTCTCCTTGCCGAACGCCCCCACCTCGACGCACCCGCTGGTGCCGCCGCAGCGCGCGTCCTCGACCGACTTCCCCTGGCGCACCAGTTCCGCCACGACCATGTCGGCGTTGAAGATCGACGGCTGGCCCCAGCCCTTGCGGATGATCTCGCACGCCTTCCTGAGGAACCGATCCGGGCTCTTCTTGCTGAGCTGCACGTTCGACGATGGCTGCAGCAGGCGCATCTCGTCGATCACTTCGAGCACGAGATACGTCACGTCGTTGACGCCGTCGCTCCCGTCGGCCTTGAGGCCGCCGGTGTTGATGTTGGAGAAGTCGGTGTACGTGCCGCTCTCGGCCGCCGTCACACCCACCTTCGGCGGCGCCGGCTGGTTGTTGAACTTCACCCAGAAACACTGCAGCAGTTCCTTGGCCCGCTCGCGTGTCAGCGTGCCCGCCTGGACCTCCCGTTTGTAGAACGGATAGAGGTGCTGATCGAGGCGCCCGGGACAGAACGAGTCCCAGGTGTTCAGTTCGGTGATGACGCCGAGATGCACGAACCAGTACGCCTGCAGGGCTTCCCAGAAGGTGCGGGGCGCCCGTTCCGGAACCCAGTCGCAATTGGCCGCGATCTGTTCGAGTTCCACCCGCCGGACGGGGTCGACCTCGACGGCGGCAAGCCGACGGGCCTCGGCCGAGTACCTCTTGGCCCAGCGGACCATCGCGTCGGCGGCGAGGCGCATGCCCTTCAACTGCTGCCGCTTGTCGTAGGCCTCGAGATCGTGGAGATCGTCGAGCGCGGCCACCTCGCGATCGATGTCCGCCTGAAAGTCGATCATGCCCTTCTGGTAGATCTTCCCGTCCGTCACCGTGTGGCCGGGCGCCCGTTGCTCCATGAACTCGGTGAACACGCCGGCCTCGTACGCCGCCTTCCATTCGTCGGCCAGTTCCAGGAACATCCGGTGGCGCATCGAGCGCTCGCGCCAGAAGGGAATGACGCGGTCACGGTACGCCTCACGAGCCTCGGGCGCCACGGCAAACGAGATCTTCTCGCGGGTATCGAGGATCTCGAGATCCTCGAGCGTGTGGCAGCAGAGCTCCGGATACGTGGGCGTCGCCTTCGGCACCGGTCCGCGCTCGCCGACAATCAACTCGCCGGGCTCGATGTACAGCGCCTTGTGCGCCGCCAGGTGCTGGAACGACAGCGCACGCAGGATTGGCAGCGAT
This DNA window, taken from Vicinamibacterales bacterium, encodes the following:
- a CDS encoding ABC transporter permease — translated: MPTILRPTCRGRDGQRVPGGNQGEHMDGFWQDVRFGLRLFRKTPGFLAMTILALGLGIGANTAVFSVVYSVLLKPLPYPEPDRLVTIYDTQPDCDSCPASYPKYVDWREQNRVFQVIGGSSGGSAVLTGRGDPERVPIANATASLFRVYGINPVLGRAFSEDEDRPGGPKVTVLSYGFWERRFGKDARIIGQTLVLDEVPRTVVGVMPQGFTHRMADAFVPLARQLDERQRGTHFLATWGRLKTGVTVERAKREMIALGHRLAREHGTNHGIDVRPLRDQVVGDAATPLLVLFGSVAFVLLIACANVANLLLARAAARRREVAVRTALGMTKGRLVRQLLTESVMLSLAGATVGLALAWGGVRLFVATAPPVVPRMASIAIDGSVLLFTLGVAIATGILFGLAPVLHARGGPADALKEETGRSTGNLVSRRAGAALVVAEIALSVTLLVGAGLTVKSLINLQHQGLGVVVERVLAFDVALPKARYDTDDRVRIYFAAALEHLRAIPGVQSAGAITLLPLRAFGNNAEFHVEGKTLWKANQAPLAETRVVDGAYYQTMGIPLIRGRFFTPRDDARSKQVVIVNESLARRCWPGENPIGKRLSVGSPDWYEVVGVVGDVRTYSAADTPRYEISGPLSQGPSPQMTFVLRSATADPTTLTASIRRELAEVDATQPISKLQTMEEVVRTSLSRPRLLSVLISVFAGLAALLALVGVYGLVAYAVSQQMPEFGIRMAIGASPHALIGLVVKRGGLLALVGMATGAATAFALTRLMTSVLYQVQPADPLVFGLTCLAVLVAALAACYLPARSAAKVDPISTLRTS
- a CDS encoding M24 family metallopeptidase, with amino-acid sequence MSLIREKIAQAVEILRELEMPCWLTFVRETGMNGDPVMPFLAPSHLTWHSAFLIMATGEAHAIVGQYDKQTLEDTGAYRVVEAYVQGVKQPLLDFLRDRNPRQIAVNFSKDSEVCDGLTHGMFLTLQDFFAEIGFQDRLVSSERLISALRARKTATEVSRMKEAIRLTEEIFTRVGQFLAPGRTERDVAEYVAGLVRRDGLDLAWEAGTCPAVFTGPDTAGAHYSPTGRVVERGHLVNMDFGIKHEDYCADLQRTFYVLSQGETVAPPDVQRGFDTIVRSIEEARTVIKPGVTGQAVDAVARTLITGAGYAEFPHALGHQVGRFAHDGTAILGPAWEKYAGRPFVPIERGMVFTIEPRLTVPGCGIATVEEMVVVTEVGAEYLSDPQTTLRLVR
- a CDS encoding GntR family transcriptional regulator: MAGSKRPISAATRSRVGTLADEAYAHLRDPIVTLRLAPGAPLTEVEVSRRLGMSRTPVRAALLRLQQEGLVIGNDATRPGRVIVAPLTADDMRELFLMVGALDGVAARLAAELPAERRAAIVVQGGLLTGQLRALEATEVSDIRAAQELDLQFHRCYEEAAAGPRLLVKLRALHARRERYVRVYTEALIHTQGVRESLDEHGRILDAIKAGDGDAAEQAARFNYRNAIERYRRIVAVHGERGSWG
- the hypD gene encoding trans-4-hydroxy-L-proline dehydratase, whose protein sequence is MTERVARLRQISLETKPTLSTERAELMTEFYRNAPSVSLPILRALSFQHLAAHKALYIEPGELIVGERGPVPKATPTYPELCCHTLEDLEILDTREKISFAVAPEAREAYRDRVIPFWRERSMRHRMFLELADEWKAAYEAGVFTEFMEQRAPGHTVTDGKIYQKGMIDFQADIDREVAALDDLHDLEAYDKRQQLKGMRLAADAMVRWAKRYSAEARRLAAVEVDPVRRVELEQIAANCDWVPERAPRTFWEALQAYWFVHLGVITELNTWDSFCPGRLDQHLYPFYKREVQAGTLTRERAKELLQCFWVKFNNQPAPPKVGVTAAESGTYTDFSNINTGGLKADGSDGVNDVTYLVLEVIDEMRLLQPSSNVQLSKKSPDRFLRKACEIIRKGWGQPSIFNADMVVAELVRQGKSVEDARCGGTSGCVEVGAFGKESYILTGYFNLPKVIEVTLDNGYDPRTERQIGPKTGDPATFTTFDQFLDAFRAQLNHFIDIKIRGSHIIERMYATMMPAPFLSLITDDCIRNGRDYNAGGARYNTRYIMPVGPGTAADSLAAIKYHVFDHKAVTMEALVQAVRADFIGHEGLRQLLVNKSPKYGNDDEYADAFVTQLCDWLFTSIDARRGPTGSTYHVNYLSTTCHVYFGSVCGATPDGRHAWVPVSDGISPAHGADRCGPTAVIKSASRMDHARSGGTLLNQKFTPSLLDGAEGIEQLAHLVRAYFKLDGHHIQFNVVTADTLRAAQKEPEKYRDLIVRVAGYSDYFCDLTKGLQEEIISRTEQKGF